The window ggcgtcgagtgtcgacggggagctgccgtgggggtgctgtggccgatggaccgtgtggtggacggcggtgaagggcagccgggaccggagctcggaccgggcggcagctgtggcgtccactcctggatcgagggcgcaagcggcgacggaaggcggggttcttggtttgcgccacaaaaccaaggaggcggacggcggttgaagacgccaagttgtggaggcacgggcgtcggtctcgggactgacggaggcgacgggcgtcgacggcgtctagggcctcgctacgggcgaggaggtgacgggcgtcgggcggcgtctagggccatcagaaggccgaggcgggaacggcgtctagggccacggcgcggaggcgggaatcttcccgcgcgtgaggttttggcggttttctcaaaaccggccacctacccgggtttcgcggacccttcaaaaccgcggactggatcttcatcaagacggcggcatcgcggagaagacttcgtttcgaagaaagaacctcggccgtcggatgagatcgtgtacatagGGTGCTGCCAAGGTTTTCCTTTCcggaatttaaaaaaaatcggtGACCACCGAAAAATGTGAAATATCGGGAATATTGggacaaattcaaataaatttaaattttttaaattttttttgcagaatttCACTAGAAACTACGTCTAGTCCACCCTATATCATAATTGTATataaaaacaaacaaataagACCATTTCACATGTTATAGCCAGATTAGATAGCTTCAAGCATCTCAATATGTCAATGACTCATCAATTCTAAATGCAGTACCAGACTAAACTGTCCCCACAAAATACAGTCCATATTACAGTCCCTAGTACATGCTTGAAGCACAGAGCACCAATGTAGATCCCAAATGAACATCATTTCCATTGCAAAATACAGGAGCGCACATCAAAACCAAAAAATAGACTTGGACAAAGAACATGCACCAACTAGGAGTGTTCCTGCCGCATCTGAACCAGGAAGCCTACAAAATAGacatgaaaattttcaaaatctgAAACAAAAAATGGCCTAAGCATGCTCTTGCTGTTGTTAAAACAATACTTTGCATTTGTAGGCCTTGTTTGGTATAAGTTCGACAAACTTTCTATTTACTTCTAATGATCATAGCATATATGAAAGAGGAATTTCTCATCTTGAACATGTAAGAGGCTCACATAAAAAATCTTTTACtcttgaagcgtcccctcataagagaagacttaaatgtgatacaaaacatcagtcccaggaggctgatgccacatttattacatcagatggttcaaaaccgtacaaaccttggaggacactcgatacatataataataataattaaccaagttACAACGTAACACCAGACagcgaaccacatagggtctaacacgggctcagagtactgcgacagcggaggcatctcgacagggccgattccacaggcaaggttgggtgtagaacgataaccctactcagcgtcgtctggcacgaagtctgggtcttcctttgtaaaaagtaagagtggggtgagtacaaacgtactcagcaagtccaatcacacccacggaggggttatatcagaataatatgcataggtaaatcaaggataaggttacggtttaatttgcaaaaaaacgatattttatgcaggggtttattttacagaaaaccttttagaaaacAGTTTTCGTAGTAACatggagttcaagttttaaaactgctaccggactccccgtccgtcgtagcacacggcacaactgccggacacaattccaaaacaactcacaccagcccatcccaaagaaacactagttatgtgaccacaccgtaactcgcccaataccgtgggcacggactattcgaatagattcttaactctgtagaggtgtgcaactttacccacaagtaggataccacaactcgaacaccgtcgtgtcggtgtagatcccaacatagccattacccaccttagctaagcctgacgagccatcacgggattcaccaaggggtcatcgacccaactctgaggtataaccggggtataagtcacactgaacatatcccttctccttggtcacccgttgctctcagcccttcTGATGGCTATTataccaactagtgggatttatgctacgctgTTGCctattcaacggtcgagtggctTGCACGATAgtagagttaggtgagatgacacaccaactcggtccttagacacgacaagatggatatctcccttctttgccctgccacacaggcacgagcacaccaaatggtaAATCACGCAGAAATaccatccatcccgtctgaACACACTTTTCAAAAACACCAGATTTTGCCCTTCCCACATACGCACacgttttctttataaaacaaatgGTAATTATgaataaagtcctaagcgttctaataacgattaacgtccaagcaaaatcagacattaatctaggtggtcaaggaatggttatcacaaatcaaggggtggctatccaaccgtgttttcatgcaagtaaaacatatgcaattttagaaagcaggccattgggttgcgtttataaaaactaggacagaaatatgcatcaaatgatgggattgaacttgccgacttcgtagccttcggggaagtcctgtccttcgggctcggggtcggggaactggtcctcgttctcctgctcacagtactgctcgttggtGGGCTCTTCTTTgttcactccgtgatctacagcgcacacaaacaagcatccaatcaatACCCAGAAAGCAAGGGcccatcgttgagctcgaaacgggaacacatgaaatatggggtacggagtaatattttcaaatggtttcctaatggcatggccaagacTTTAGTTATGAGGGGCGTGGAaaagtttcgggttgatcagaggtcgtttgttacatgaaatgataggttttataaagGTTCGTGGGTCGGTTAAGGGGTCAGGGGCTTAGTTGTAATTATTCTCGGGAAGGCAGGGGCCTGATTGTAATTTTTGGAAACATCTAGGTTATTCTGGGAAGAGATAGGGGTCTTTCTGGGATTAATTTATAGGGTGGAGGGACTATTCCTTTAATAGAACAAAAGGGAAGGTTTTCTTTGCAAAAAGATCAAAGAGGGGGGTGCTCTTAACTAAATAGACAGAAAAGGAGGGGGCTGGGGACAAAGTCgccccctttcttcctcctctcgccagAAACAGAGGAGGGCCGGGGTGGGGGGCGGCACTCCTTGCGCCGGCGGCCCGGGGCGCGGGAGTGGTCTAGGaggagggaaaagggagaggagagtgAGGGGGTTTGATTCCCCACCTCGGCTCGGACTGGGGTGGAGCGAGGGGGCGGCTCCGCGaagatcgacggcggcggtgggggtgtgtgtgtggcggcggtgctgcaggACCGAGGGAGGAGCTGGGAGCGGCGGTGGGGATGGCTGCGGAGCGCGGGGGCCCTTTTATAGCCGATGTAGGTCGGCTGGGGGGGCCGTGGCCGGTGGCCGCGGCGTGGTCacccggcgagctccgcgggcTCCATTAATGGCGATTGGCGGCTTGATTCGCGGCGTACAGTGGCGACAAGATCGCTCGGCAGCGGTGAGCGGCACGCCGGCCACTGTGACACGTGGGGTGGGCCGGGCACCTGTGCGCGTCGCCAAGCGGcgtgagcggcgaggcggcggcctggcggtggcgcaagcggcgagcggcgcggcggctggccCGGCCGCGTGGAGCACGCGTGGTACGGGCGCACGCGTGAACGGAGAGCGGCCGAGCGGGGCGtgtcgcggcgcgcgcgggcggcagcGTGGCTCGGCGCGCCGGGGCTCGGTACGCGCGAGCAAGTCTGGCAgtgctcgcgcggcggggcaaGCGAACTGGGCCGAGGTGCGGGCGGTGGCGGGCTGAGCAGCGAGCGGCGTGGCGGTGCACGTGGGCACGCACGCGGGTGGAGCCGTGGTCTGAGCAGAGTGTCAGCGGCGGGTTTGGCGCGGCTCGGGCGCGGCGAGCGCTTGGCCCAGGGACGGCTCGGCACGGCCGGGGAGGCGTGCGCGGGAGGGGGCGGTCGGGAGCGGGGTGCTCGGAGCGGGAAGCGGCCCGGGGCAGGCGCGACGGGGAAGGAAAAGAGGAAAGAGAGAAGAAagggaggaaaagaaagaaaaaggaaaaagggtgaagggaaaaggaaaagaaaataggaaaaaaaagaaatgaataaaaagaaaatggggaaaaagggaaggagagaaaggaaaaggagggggcggtgcgcgccgtGGGAGATGGGGCACGCGgccggaggggagagagaggaaaaagtagagagggaaaaggaggggcgagattcgcggcggtcggacgcgacgcgtcgcgttggatgaAAAAAATGGATGGGATGCGAATTGAATTCGTGTGTCGGGTTGTTCAGGAGAAATTCTGGGGCTTAGGTTCAGAGCTTAaggggagtcgagctcaacgaaaaataactttagcgcatgatttattttagtgaattttcgggatgtcacaactGTGCATCAAATGAAAACTGAGCAAGTGTTAAAAGCATTGTAAAGTAACCTTTTAGAGTTCGAAGACAGCCTTGAGAGTTGACTTCTTCTTCCTAGTTGATCTTGGACGGATAAAGCAGCTTGGCCTTCCAATTGTAACTCCTGAACGGCAggctgcaccaccaccacggaCTCTACGTCCACTACTTCCAGCGCCTATCCCAGatcatatttttcaaaaaataaagaaacaagAAAGATAACAATAATCAGTTCTTGAATTTGATTGAAACTCAGTAACTCACCATGCTTTTTTGCTACCTCACCAAAGGCTATACCACCACCAGATTGATCTCCCCCCACATCATCAGCACCTATGCAGCaaataaggaaaaaaaattatgttgtTGACCATTTATCAGAATTACTCAAGCTAATAGAAACTCACCATCACCATCCTCTTCAGAGGCGGAGCTGCTGTCCCCTGTCTCAGCATACACAGGGCTACCATGTGCAGAATCTGACTCATAGTCATCTACGAATTCTTCCTCATCATCCAATCCCACATTCCCTTTCTTCTGACCACCATTTCTACCAAAATAAAGCTTCCTCTTGAATGCAGCCACTTCTTCTGGTTGCATCTGTAGCTCATCAATGAGGAAGCCACCAGGTGTGGTCCAATCATCATCATAGTCATCATATTCATCCAGAATTGGTGCAGATTCAGTCATGGAGTTGGACAGCCAATCCATAATTGGATTTTCTTCATCGAATAAGGCAACATCCATCATCATGCTACATGGATCTACCTCCTTGTGTTGTTGAAGGTTCTGGAAATCTATTTCAAACTGTTGGATAGACAACTTTAAGTTATAATGCATATATACTAGCTTATGCAGCTTCTCATAACCTAATCGGTTTCTCAATTTAGTATGAACTAAAGCAAATGTGCTCCAATTCCTTTCACACCCACTGGATGACATGCATTGTGAGACGATGAGTTTTGCAAGTTTTTGTAATTCTTTGCACTGTCCTCCATATTGAGTCCACCATTGAGCTGCAACGAACTAAGAAAATTAGCGATTGCACAATAAAAATATGCAATCTGATCTGTCCAAGAAATAATACACTACCTGCTTTTGTTTGACCACGAAGTGCCGAACTCCGAGCCTCAATTGATCCAAACAACAGTTTCTTTTCACAAAAGATATTTGCATATTGGTCAATCGCGATTGATGCCTCTGTAGGTGAGCTTGCTACCTTCTTAAGTGCCATTGTTACTGCAAACTGAGCACTGTGATGCTTTGCAAAATTTTGTTGACAGAGTGATTGAGGATCAAGGGCAGCCGCTACGATGGGAAAAAAAGAACATAAGTATCAGAAAAAACAACATTAGTTCAGCTATTGAAAAAGAAAGCAAATAGCAGCAGCAGTTCATAAAAGGATACAAGTGATAGGTAAAATCCATGGAATAATTGTCATTTAAATTTTTACCTGCAAGCATTAGAGTCTCATTGAGAAGATATCTTGTCCTCCTATTGATTACTTCGTTTATCCTATCTAGGAGACTTCTTGTCACACGTTCATCATGCTTTAAGGTAGCAAATATATCACTTTGTGCCTTCAACATCTTTGGGATGAACCCAGAAATGGTCCCATTCTTCTGCTGGTCAGCAAAGCGAAGCACTGAATAAAGTGGTGTGACAACTTTCAAAACCAATTCGACATTATCCCACCAAAGCCTACTTGTCAAGCAATCATATGTGAATTTGTGGTCTTCCTCATGTCTCCAATCATTATTTTTCCAGTCACTAGATATCATCCATGCTTCAAACTTATCTGGCTTATCCATGAAACTTTGCAGGAACAAGAAAATAGTGCCAAACCTGGTGGCATTCCATCGAATCAACTCCCCTGCAATCTTCTCTCTCATCATAGCATGAAGCCTGAAAAGATAGAAAGAGGTGAGTGCACTTGTAAAAAGCATATGTAAGACCACTTGTAAAGATAGAAGAGTCACCTGTTATGGTTGTACAAGAACCTGCAAATCCTTTTTGCACTATCCACTACTGTCTCAACCTCAATAAAATGTGCTATCTCCTTCAACATCAAGTTTATAGTGTGGGCTGCACATGGCTGCCAAGTGATATGTTTATACTCAGCTGTGAGTTGCTTGCATGATTTCTTGTAGTTGGAACCATTGTCAGTCACAATCTGAACCACAAACTCTACTCCAATCTCTTCAACAACTACTGTTTTGATACAATCATAAACAAATTCAGCATTTTGAATATAGCCAGTTGCATTGACAGTCTTATGGAAGAACATTTGGCCATTGCAAAATATCATGAAGTTAATAATACAGATCTTGGTAGGTCCtgtccatgaatcacacatgacagtaaccccaaaatgactcCAATTTTCCTTATAATCTTCCATGCGAGCCTTTAGGTCATTGTAGTTCATGTCTAGTAATGGGCCATTTATATCTCTTCCTGTCGGAATAGACACACCCTCACCAAGCTGTTGAGCTAATTTACTGGCTGCTATAAAATATGGGTTATCTGCTTTCCTACCAGGAATATCATCAGAATGGAACCACTTGGCCAAAGCTTTTCCAAGTCTTGCTTTGGCATCCCCCCCTTGCAGCATAGTGTCCACTCTAAGCTGTTGGGTGCAATGCTACGTGCCAAATCTATATCAAATGGAGCTTGTGAAACACTTGGACTCCGATAAAACCTATCCATTCTTGTCTGAGTACCCGAGCAACTTGCTCTACCCAAAGGCGGGGTGCTGCTACTTGCCCTACCTAAAGGAGGGGTACTGCTACCTACCCTACCAAAAGGAGGGCTGCTACCACTTCCCCAAGTTTCCCTCAATGATTCTTTTAATGCCCAATCAATCTGCCCCGCTTCATCACGAGGAATGTTGGC is drawn from Panicum virgatum strain AP13 chromosome 1N, P.virgatum_v5, whole genome shotgun sequence and contains these coding sequences:
- the LOC120653665 gene encoding uncharacterized protein LOC120653665; this encodes MALKKVASSPTEASIAIDQYANIFCEKKLLFGSIEARSSALRGQTKADFQNLQQHKEVDPCSMMMDVALFDEENPIMDWLSNSMTESAPILDEYDDYDDDWTTPGGFLIDELQMQPEEVAAFKRKLYFGRNGGQKKGNVGLDDEEEFVDDYESDSAHGSPVYAETGDSSSASEEDGDGADDVGGDQSGGGIAFGEVAKKHGAGSSGRRVRGGGAACRSGVTIGRPSCFIRPRSTRKKKSTLKAVFEL